In Hahella sp. KA22, one genomic interval encodes:
- the arsS gene encoding arsenosugar biosynthesis radical SAM (seleno)protein ArsS (Some members of this family are selenoproteins.), producing MLDVRPMLMVSNFPAVTRGTLETLQVNLGYKCNLSCTHCHVAAGPTRTEMMMEAVIADVLEFISVKKIKVLDLTGGAPEMNPHFRSLVTEARRMGVKVMDRCNLTIMHEDGQADLGAFLAEQGVEIVASLPCYAEQNVDKQRGKGVYQESIAALKQLNGLGYGREGSGLTLNLVYNPGGPFLPSAQEKLEADYKRELLDHHGIEFNQLFVLANMPISRFGSVLLSKGQFNDYMQLLHDSYSEHNLHSVMCRTLISVDWQGYVYDCDFNQMLDIPLIASDKPKVHLRDLMTENLEGSAIATADHCYGCTAGQGSSCGGALD from the coding sequence ATGTTAGATGTACGGCCGATGTTGATGGTTTCCAACTTTCCCGCTGTCACACGCGGAACCCTGGAGACCCTGCAGGTCAACTTGGGGTACAAATGTAATCTTAGCTGCACGCACTGCCATGTCGCCGCCGGTCCTACCAGGACGGAAATGATGATGGAGGCGGTGATTGCGGATGTGCTTGAGTTCATCTCGGTAAAGAAAATCAAAGTGCTGGATCTCACCGGTGGCGCACCGGAGATGAACCCTCACTTTCGGTCCCTGGTGACAGAGGCGCGACGGATGGGCGTAAAAGTCATGGATCGCTGTAATCTCACGATTATGCATGAGGATGGACAGGCGGATCTGGGCGCTTTTCTGGCCGAGCAAGGCGTTGAGATTGTGGCTTCGTTGCCGTGTTACGCAGAACAGAATGTGGATAAGCAGCGTGGCAAAGGGGTTTATCAGGAAAGTATCGCTGCGTTGAAACAACTCAACGGCTTGGGCTATGGGCGTGAGGGCAGCGGATTAACCCTTAATCTGGTGTACAACCCGGGCGGCCCTTTTTTACCGTCAGCCCAGGAAAAGCTGGAGGCGGACTATAAGCGCGAGCTGTTGGATCATCACGGCATAGAGTTCAATCAGCTATTCGTGTTGGCCAACATGCCGATCAGTCGTTTTGGCAGTGTTCTATTATCCAAAGGGCAGTTCAATGACTATATGCAACTGCTGCACGACTCCTATTCCGAACATAATTTACATTCGGTGATGTGCCGCACGCTGATCAGCGTGGACTGGCAGGGATATGTATACGATTGCGACTTTAACCAAATGCTGGACATTCCCTTGATTGCGTCAGACAAGCCCAAAGTGCATCTGCGAGACTTGATGACCGAGAATCTGGAAGGCTCCGCCATCGCCACGGCGGACCATTGCTATGGGTGCACCGCCGGACAGGGCAGCAGCTGTGGAGGCGCACTGGATTGA
- a CDS encoding fibrinogen-like YCDxxxxGGGW domain-containing protein, whose translation MTHNLNSESVSFVATMQASIGGTGDAITINQLTPDSLTFSHVNSTGALVTGNSSGLNAHFIIVAHSSVAPSPVGGGISCSAILSANPGAASDMYAIDPDGDGLLTAFDAYCDMETNGGGWTLVAHLTDGMSGIPVVDSLSSSDLGVISSGAWSQLRDNMSAGMMFIDEYGRVSTISDSKLKSGNCLSLQDAGS comes from the coding sequence TTGACCCACAATCTGAATTCAGAGTCAGTTTCCTTTGTCGCCACGATGCAAGCATCGATTGGTGGAACTGGTGACGCGATAACAATCAACCAGCTAACGCCTGATAGCCTTACATTCAGTCATGTCAATTCCACCGGCGCGCTGGTAACAGGAAACAGTTCCGGTTTGAACGCTCATTTCATCATCGTTGCACATTCAAGCGTTGCGCCGTCGCCTGTTGGCGGAGGAATATCCTGTAGCGCCATTCTTTCGGCAAACCCTGGCGCAGCGAGTGACATGTACGCCATTGATCCTGATGGCGATGGGCTGTTAACGGCGTTTGACGCCTATTGTGATATGGAAACTAATGGGGGCGGCTGGACTTTGGTGGCTCACCTAACTGATGGCATGTCCGGCATACCTGTAGTCGATAGCCTGTCTTCGTCAGACCTAGGGGTCATTAGTTCAGGGGCATGGAGCCAACTACGTGACAATATGAGCGCTGGCATGATGTTTATTGATGAATACGGCAGGGTTTCAACCATAAGTGATAGCAAACTTAAATCAGGTAACTGCTTGTCGCTGCAAGACGCAGGTAGTTGA
- a CDS encoding metallophosphoesterase gives MELFKRLPPNTAGIDFFVGDIHGHYSELMKALEAIDFKFDKDRLISVGDLIDRGEENERCIELLHEPWFHACLGNHEWMMIGAFVYNDRYDLSLQRGNGGEWLDNHDTEQLTQWAHLLQESCPLAIEVPGKGDRLIGVTHNDVINSDWMRMESAQRGDIDECVWSRTRFASALTNPALAEPIKNIDAVVSGHNSHTGILLAGNQLYIDTLWKSGQLTLLSAMEVLAVAARGKVPV, from the coding sequence ATGGAACTTTTTAAACGTCTTCCCCCAAATACTGCCGGTATAGATTTTTTTGTGGGAGATATTCACGGTCACTACAGTGAACTGATGAAAGCCCTGGAGGCGATAGATTTTAAATTTGATAAAGATCGGCTGATCAGCGTCGGCGATCTGATCGACCGCGGCGAAGAGAACGAACGTTGTATCGAGTTGTTGCATGAACCCTGGTTTCACGCTTGTCTGGGCAATCATGAATGGATGATGATCGGAGCGTTCGTGTACAACGACCGATACGATCTCAGCTTGCAGCGCGGCAATGGCGGCGAATGGCTGGATAATCACGATACCGAACAATTAACCCAATGGGCGCACCTGCTGCAGGAGTCCTGTCCCCTGGCGATAGAAGTTCCCGGCAAAGGCGACAGACTGATCGGCGTCACTCACAACGATGTGATCAACAGCGACTGGATGCGCATGGAATCGGCGCAGCGGGGCGATATCGACGAGTGTGTATGGAGCCGGACGCGTTTTGCGTCAGCGCTGACGAATCCCGCACTGGCGGAACCCATCAAAAATATCGACGCGGTAGTATCCGGCCATAATTCTCATACAGGCATACTGCTGGCTGGTAATCAGCTCTATATTGATACGCTCTGGAAGAGCGGTCAGCTGACTCTTCTCTCAGCAATGGAAGTCTTGGCGGTTGCGGCGCGCGGTAAGGTTCCCGTTTAG
- a CDS encoding alkaline phosphatase: protein MPDYNRRQFLSLMAAGTATPFLLTFSADKALAGLSRAAYPDKAPLPLNRTNPSAVFDLSVASGDPTASGVMLWTHIRSEQYDPSESLTFQVAVDPGFTLLALEGKVRGEQFGADRDHTVRLDLDGQLNADSYYYYRFQYRGVFSRTGRCRTAAAVGQSVDSVKFALLTCQDYTNGYYSALNHVADDNSIDYVAHLGDFIYESVGDPRYQDLPFEDRRIELPSGFPVAMNLEDYRFLHRTYRSDPFLQKAMENHTWIITTDDHETCNDCYWDYEQDTLGCPDHPYTTDPQFSNDADLKRQLKLDSQRAWAEYIPARIDIDEGRTHPHLYSRIYRQFRFGDLVNLNMLDTRTYRTPHPCGEDAFLGRYVPFGCGNLNNPEQSMMGETQREWLINTMAASTARWNMLGNQTYMGRLGIDLGEKAKLPFNVDAWDGYDAERIWLMNEVQSNSIENLVVVTGDLHTYMASQVKKNYADLNPFNFSNQVGVEFMTPSLTSAGLFDVLLAQAPDDEVRDFLLSATSEGAVRLTNPHIRMFNSKDHGYSTIEYTDGYCEWIAYKVDKNLNSGEQERKALARYRKYEAWPWMTQKSVQGYS from the coding sequence GTGCCTGACTATAACAGACGACAATTTCTGTCACTCATGGCGGCAGGGACCGCCACGCCGTTCTTGCTTACATTCAGTGCGGATAAAGCGCTAGCCGGCCTGAGCCGCGCCGCTTATCCGGATAAAGCTCCACTACCGCTCAACCGAACCAACCCCTCCGCAGTATTTGATCTGTCCGTCGCCTCCGGCGATCCCACCGCCAGCGGCGTTATGCTGTGGACTCACATCCGCTCCGAGCAATATGACCCCAGCGAAAGCCTGACGTTCCAGGTAGCGGTTGATCCTGGATTCACTCTGCTGGCGTTGGAAGGCAAAGTGCGAGGCGAGCAGTTTGGCGCGGACCGGGATCATACTGTGAGGCTGGATCTGGACGGCCAGTTGAATGCGGACAGCTATTACTACTACCGCTTTCAGTACCGCGGCGTATTCAGTCGTACGGGGCGCTGTCGCACGGCCGCAGCCGTTGGGCAGTCCGTGGACAGCGTCAAATTCGCGTTGTTGACCTGCCAGGATTACACCAACGGCTACTATAGCGCTTTGAACCACGTCGCAGACGACAATAGCATCGATTACGTGGCTCACCTGGGGGATTTTATATACGAAAGCGTCGGCGACCCCCGCTATCAGGATCTGCCTTTCGAGGACCGTAGAATAGAATTGCCCAGCGGTTTTCCCGTGGCGATGAACCTGGAGGACTATCGCTTTTTACACCGCACCTATCGCAGTGACCCTTTTCTGCAAAAAGCGATGGAGAACCATACCTGGATTATCACTACAGACGATCACGAAACCTGTAACGATTGCTATTGGGATTATGAGCAGGACACGCTGGGATGCCCGGATCACCCATACACTACTGACCCGCAATTCAGCAATGACGCCGATTTGAAGCGCCAGCTCAAACTCGACTCACAGCGGGCCTGGGCGGAATATATTCCCGCGCGTATCGATATTGACGAGGGGCGCACCCATCCTCATCTGTATTCGCGCATCTATCGGCAGTTCCGCTTTGGCGATCTGGTGAATCTGAATATGCTGGACACGCGCACGTACCGAACGCCTCATCCATGCGGCGAAGACGCGTTTCTGGGCCGTTACGTTCCTTTCGGCTGTGGCAATCTCAATAATCCCGAGCAGAGCATGATGGGTGAAACCCAGCGGGAATGGTTGATCAACACCATGGCGGCGTCGACGGCGCGCTGGAATATGCTGGGCAACCAAACCTACATGGGACGTTTGGGCATCGACCTGGGGGAAAAAGCCAAGCTGCCATTCAATGTCGACGCCTGGGACGGCTATGACGCTGAGCGGATATGGCTGATGAACGAAGTGCAGTCCAACTCAATCGAAAATCTCGTAGTGGTGACTGGGGATTTGCACACGTATATGGCTTCTCAGGTGAAGAAGAACTATGCGGATCTGAATCCGTTTAACTTCTCCAATCAGGTTGGCGTTGAATTCATGACGCCTTCGCTGACGTCTGCGGGTCTGTTTGACGTGCTGCTGGCGCAGGCGCCGGACGACGAGGTCAGAGACTTTCTGCTAAGTGCTACCAGCGAGGGCGCGGTGCGCCTGACCAACCCCCATATCCGCATGTTCAACAGTAAAGATCACGGTTATTCGACGATTGAATACACCGATGGCTATTGTGAATGGATTGCATACAAGGTCGACAAAAACCTCAATAGCGGCGAGCAGGAACGCAAAGCGCTGGCGCGTTACCGTAAATATGAAGCCTGGCCCTGGATGACGCAAAAGTCGGTGCAAGGCTACTCTTAA
- a CDS encoding methyl-accepting chemotaxis protein, protein MFANMKLRTKLAATGVALLLPLIWVTYLLSDEMDIRINFGAQEILGVEYLNPLQNLLDQAGEYKIAVAAGGSVTPIVSRIESAMSVLEKEQQRSGAALKTAEQYANLQKAWGQARAKSGVGEADALIAATRELIAKAGDTSNLILDPDLDTYYVMDALLLKLPNSLDLLAQMREFGTGLMNSGSMSADDKTRMVVLSGLLQADLDGVNYDSKVAYENNAVGDMPQSVAKAVDSYTQSIGGFLGFVEKNITGRSLNVDVNGFKSAAQRAVEGNMALYQQASPALKSMLQRRIDGFSTHKLGLLAGVILFELLAIAFSVVTVRRILNQLGGEPEYAADIVRAIAAGDLTREVKVSDGDTTSLLAGIRNMQTALHDLIVKVSDSASKILSFSAEITQTTEAIVTSSSRQSHATATMSSAVQEVAASLHEMVASAGEARSLSLESNQRSSEGKDIVEQVSEDIRRLCDFVGDSAKSVQSLGQQSEQIYSIVNVIKGIAEQTNLLALNAAIEAARAGEQGRGFAVVADEVRNLAARTASSTVEITDMIQRIKDDTLAVVKRMDSGVEEASRSAGRVTLTVDTIAAISDLSESVNRSVTEISTALEQQAQANELLSENVDEIAQLAEQNHGSVEKTADNLSELKALADTLETAIASFKV, encoded by the coding sequence ATGTTCGCCAACATGAAGCTCCGTACGAAGCTGGCCGCAACTGGCGTTGCGCTGCTGCTTCCCCTGATTTGGGTAACCTATCTACTGTCCGATGAAATGGACATCCGCATCAATTTCGGCGCGCAGGAAATCCTCGGCGTTGAATATCTTAACCCTTTACAAAACCTGTTGGATCAAGCGGGCGAATATAAGATCGCGGTCGCCGCTGGCGGCAGCGTGACGCCGATCGTTTCGCGCATCGAGAGTGCCATGTCCGTCCTCGAAAAAGAGCAGCAACGCTCCGGCGCCGCGCTTAAAACGGCGGAGCAATATGCGAATCTGCAAAAGGCCTGGGGGCAGGCGCGGGCTAAGTCTGGCGTCGGGGAGGCGGACGCACTGATCGCCGCCACGCGGGAGCTGATCGCCAAGGCGGGAGATACCTCCAACCTGATTCTCGACCCGGATCTGGATACTTATTACGTGATGGATGCGTTACTGCTGAAACTGCCCAACAGTCTGGATTTATTGGCGCAGATGCGGGAGTTCGGAACCGGGCTGATGAACAGCGGTTCAATGAGCGCCGATGACAAAACCCGTATGGTGGTCTTATCCGGTCTGTTGCAAGCAGATCTGGACGGGGTGAATTACGACAGCAAAGTGGCTTATGAAAATAACGCAGTGGGAGACATGCCCCAGTCCGTTGCAAAAGCGGTGGATAGCTACACCCAGTCCATTGGCGGTTTTCTTGGCTTCGTGGAAAAAAACATTACTGGTCGCAGCCTGAATGTTGACGTAAACGGTTTCAAATCCGCCGCTCAGCGTGCGGTGGAAGGCAATATGGCGCTTTATCAGCAAGCCTCGCCGGCGCTGAAAAGCATGTTGCAACGGCGTATTGATGGTTTCTCAACTCATAAGCTCGGGCTGTTGGCGGGAGTAATCCTGTTTGAACTGTTGGCGATTGCTTTCAGTGTTGTGACCGTGCGGAGGATCTTGAATCAATTAGGCGGCGAACCGGAATACGCGGCGGATATCGTGCGAGCGATTGCGGCTGGGGATTTGACTCGGGAAGTGAAAGTCAGCGATGGCGATACGACAAGTTTGCTCGCAGGCATCCGTAATATGCAGACAGCGCTGCATGATCTGATCGTAAAAGTCAGCGACAGCGCGAGTAAGATCTTATCGTTCTCCGCGGAAATCACCCAGACCACGGAAGCGATTGTCACCAGCTCCAGCCGCCAGAGTCACGCCACTGCGACCATGAGTTCAGCGGTGCAGGAAGTCGCCGCGAGCCTGCATGAAATGGTGGCCAGCGCGGGGGAGGCGAGATCGCTGTCGCTGGAGTCCAATCAGCGTTCCAGTGAGGGCAAGGATATCGTTGAACAAGTGTCCGAGGATATTCGCCGACTCTGTGATTTTGTGGGGGATTCGGCCAAATCCGTACAGAGTCTGGGGCAACAGTCGGAACAGATTTACTCCATCGTCAATGTCATCAAGGGCATCGCCGAGCAGACCAATCTGCTGGCGTTGAACGCCGCCATCGAAGCCGCCCGGGCGGGAGAGCAGGGACGCGGATTTGCCGTGGTGGCGGACGAAGTGCGCAATCTGGCGGCCCGCACCGCGTCCTCGACAGTGGAGATTACCGATATGATCCAGCGCATCAAAGATGATACTCTGGCCGTCGTCAAGCGTATGGATTCCGGTGTGGAGGAAGCCTCCCGCAGCGCGGGGCGCGTGACCTTGACGGTGGACACCATCGCCGCCATCAGCGACTTGTCGGAAAGCGTCAACCGCTCTGTGACGGAAATTTCCACAGCTCTCGAACAACAGGCTCAGGCCAACGAACTGCTCAGCGAAAATGTCGATGAAATCGCGCAACTGGCCGAGCAGAATCACGGCAGCGTCGAGAAGACCGCCGACAATCTGAGCGAACTGAAAGCCTTGGCGGATACGCTGGAAACCGCCATCGCCAGCTTCAAGGTATGA
- a CDS encoding lipase family protein yields the protein MSAIPMYFPPAPFHMEDARTCATLVNTAYDMYDQWVDQKKPHKDHFKWTPKGPTMNYSQPIWGAETLLWIFKTTEPFAFVSWTDAGDVYLMFRGTESLDDWIDDAEAGQNPYPQVFGYGKAHDGFLKLYGTMNQAILEALQQVSNPRSLLIGGHSLGSSLSTLATPDIINHSVYKPGDLNVRHYNLASPRVGDPEFVNAYNQCGVPTYRIVNTTDLVPEVPPGVLDRDLYEHVGIPVDFTAQYGSLAGNHSASDCYSYALDHPDKPQSD from the coding sequence ATGAGCGCCATCCCCATGTATTTCCCTCCCGCGCCTTTTCATATGGAAGACGCGAGAACTTGCGCCACCCTGGTGAATACCGCCTACGACATGTACGACCAGTGGGTGGACCAGAAAAAGCCTCATAAAGATCATTTCAAGTGGACCCCGAAAGGGCCGACGATGAACTACAGTCAGCCTATCTGGGGGGCGGAAACCCTGCTGTGGATTTTCAAAACTACAGAGCCCTTTGCCTTCGTCTCCTGGACGGATGCCGGAGATGTCTATCTGATGTTTCGCGGCACGGAGTCGCTGGATGACTGGATTGATGACGCCGAAGCCGGGCAGAATCCCTATCCACAGGTATTTGGCTATGGCAAAGCCCATGACGGCTTTCTGAAGCTCTACGGCACAATGAATCAGGCAATTCTGGAAGCCTTACAGCAGGTAAGTAATCCCAGGAGCCTTCTGATCGGAGGGCATAGTCTCGGCTCTTCTCTTTCGACACTGGCGACGCCTGATATCATCAATCATTCCGTCTATAAGCCGGGCGACTTAAATGTGCGGCATTATAATCTGGCCAGTCCTCGTGTAGGCGATCCTGAGTTTGTGAATGCTTACAACCAATGTGGCGTACCCACTTATCGCATCGTTAATACCACAGATTTGGTGCCGGAAGTGCCTCCCGGCGTATTGGATCGCGACCTCTACGAGCATGTCGGGATTCCCGTGGATTTCACGGCGCAATACGGCTCCCTGGCGGGCAATCACAGCGCCTCAGACTGCTACAGCTACGCGCTGGATCACCCTGACAAACCGCAGTCGGATTAA
- a CDS encoding TIGR04283 family arsenosugar biosynthesis glycosyltransferase, producing the protein MSIPVSVIIPTLNEAESISAFLRVLQPLREAGWELILSDGGSRDETVSLAEPRVDKIIVSTPGRATQMNNGAESASGEVLLFLHADTQLPQDAIAQLTAFVASNADWGRFDVALSGRRFMFRVVETLINLRSRITSVATGDQAIFIRRSVFQRLGGYARIPLMEDVEICKRLRSLSPPYCIRARVITSSRRWESRGVWKTIFLMWRLRFEYWLGVAPDKLFRRYYGRPGNV; encoded by the coding sequence TTGAGCATACCCGTCAGTGTCATCATTCCTACTTTGAACGAAGCCGAATCAATTTCGGCTTTTTTGCGGGTTTTGCAACCGCTGCGCGAAGCTGGGTGGGAGCTTATTCTTTCTGATGGCGGCAGTCGTGATGAGACGGTGTCCCTTGCCGAGCCGAGGGTGGATAAGATTATTGTCAGTACTCCTGGACGCGCCACGCAGATGAACAACGGCGCCGAGAGCGCTAGCGGAGAGGTCTTGCTGTTTCTACATGCGGATACGCAATTGCCTCAAGACGCGATTGCACAATTGACTGCGTTTGTGGCGTCCAACGCTGACTGGGGGCGTTTTGATGTGGCGCTGTCTGGGCGACGATTCATGTTCCGCGTAGTGGAAACCCTGATTAATCTGCGTTCCCGCATCACCTCGGTTGCGACGGGAGATCAGGCGATTTTTATTCGTCGGTCAGTTTTTCAGCGGCTTGGCGGTTATGCGCGCATTCCATTGATGGAAGACGTGGAAATCTGTAAACGACTACGAAGCCTGAGCCCGCCCTACTGCATCCGCGCCAGGGTGATTACCTCCAGTCGCCGCTGGGAAAGCCGTGGCGTGTGGAAAACCATCTTTTTAATGTGGCGATTGCGTTTCGAGTATTGGCTCGGCGTCGCCCCTGACAAGCTGTTTCGCCGCTACTACGGGAGGCCGGGTAATGTCTGA
- a CDS encoding CAP domain-containing protein produces the protein MKNRLYLVFTATIFIFFLGSTPVVLADVLKNGETLDKLSGARDGEARYTIDVAEKSLSLVVEIWGGQGDADLYVAFNREPDKSDFDCRPYEWGNKETCTFKPPEQGTYHIMLHAYNEYSGLSLKATYVPDSGGDPDPDPKCSDGGEGPSDVQKELLTAHNKARSQGRSCGGVYYDAAPALTWNCKLGKAATKHTKDMVDNNFFSHTGSDGSSVSDRVRAQGYQYRTVGENIAAGYSSVEQVMDGWLKSPGHCANIMRSSYTELGAEKISTSTADYPHYWTSVFGAPQ, from the coding sequence ATGAAAAACAGACTGTATTTAGTATTCACTGCTACTATTTTCATCTTCTTCCTCGGCTCAACGCCGGTCGTTCTTGCTGATGTCCTTAAAAATGGCGAAACCCTCGATAAGCTGTCTGGCGCCAGAGACGGCGAAGCTCGCTATACCATTGATGTTGCGGAAAAATCATTGAGTCTGGTTGTGGAAATCTGGGGCGGTCAAGGCGACGCGGATCTGTATGTCGCTTTCAATCGCGAGCCCGATAAATCAGATTTCGACTGCCGCCCCTATGAATGGGGCAATAAAGAGACTTGCACATTCAAGCCGCCGGAGCAGGGAACCTACCACATCATGTTGCACGCCTATAATGAGTATTCAGGCCTTTCTCTAAAAGCCACGTACGTGCCGGATAGCGGTGGCGACCCTGACCCTGATCCGAAGTGCTCTGATGGCGGGGAAGGACCTTCCGATGTGCAGAAGGAGCTATTGACCGCTCACAATAAAGCGCGCAGTCAGGGCCGCAGTTGCGGCGGCGTTTATTACGACGCAGCGCCGGCTTTGACCTGGAACTGCAAACTTGGCAAGGCCGCCACTAAGCACACAAAAGACATGGTGGACAATAACTTCTTCAGTCATACCGGATCTGACGGTTCCAGCGTCAGCGACAGAGTGAGAGCGCAAGGTTATCAATACCGTACAGTCGGCGAGAATATTGCGGCCGGGTATTCTTCCGTCGAACAGGTTATGGACGGATGGCTCAAAAGCCCGGGGCATTGCGCCAACATCATGAGAAGCAGTTATACAGAGCTTGGAGCTGAAAAAATCAGCACCTCAACCGCGGACTATCCGCACTACTGGACTTCCGTCTTTGGCGCGCCGCAGTAA
- a CDS encoding GNAT family N-acetyltransferase: MIETSRLILRPVESTDLPFFKSFLSCPVSTRFLPNEGPYSPKQIASYVCNREQHWQRGFGSFMIICKSSTEYVGYVGVEESPRPGCFDLRYGVARAHAGRGFAKEAAIACIEYALGREEFNQVYGVSKENNLASVAILQKLGMTPAADTRLYDADGLLTFAISAARFYELYD; this comes from the coding sequence ATGATTGAGACTTCGAGATTAATTCTGCGCCCGGTTGAGTCCACGGACCTGCCGTTCTTCAAAAGCTTCCTTTCCTGCCCGGTTTCGACCCGTTTCCTGCCTAACGAAGGGCCTTACTCTCCAAAGCAGATTGCAAGTTATGTCTGCAACCGAGAGCAGCATTGGCAGCGTGGATTTGGTTCTTTCATGATCATTTGCAAGTCCAGTACGGAGTATGTGGGTTATGTGGGCGTAGAAGAGAGTCCCCGTCCCGGCTGTTTCGATTTACGTTACGGCGTGGCGCGCGCCCATGCAGGGCGTGGATTCGCCAAAGAGGCTGCGATCGCCTGTATTGAGTATGCGTTGGGACGGGAGGAGTTTAATCAGGTATACGGCGTGTCGAAAGAGAATAATCTGGCTTCAGTGGCCATACTGCAGAAGCTCGGTATGACGCCCGCCGCGGATACTCGTCTTTATGATGCGGACGGTCTGTTGACCTTCGCTATCAGCGCCGCCCGCTTTTATGAGTTGTATGACTAA
- a CDS encoding Lrp/AsnC family transcriptional regulator — translation MTLDRIDKKILSQLQSDCSQTNLDLAESVGLSPPACLKRVKKLREEGYIQKQVAILDPDAFGACLHMVVEVVMERDRLDLYQQFLKRATAAREVKQCYQVTGEVDFVLVVTVPNMTAYDKFCNEVLYAEPNMRKFRTLISMQRHKFDTTLNLDTVAS, via the coding sequence ATGACGTTAGATCGCATTGATAAAAAAATTCTTTCGCAGTTGCAAAGCGACTGTAGCCAGACCAATCTCGATCTGGCCGAGAGTGTTGGTCTGTCGCCTCCCGCCTGTCTCAAGCGCGTGAAGAAGCTACGAGAGGAAGGCTATATTCAGAAGCAAGTGGCGATTCTCGACCCGGACGCCTTCGGCGCCTGCCTGCATATGGTGGTGGAAGTGGTGATGGAGCGAGATCGCCTGGATCTATATCAGCAGTTCCTTAAGCGAGCGACCGCCGCCAGGGAAGTTAAGCAGTGTTACCAAGTTACCGGAGAGGTGGACTTCGTGCTGGTGGTGACGGTGCCCAATATGACCGCCTACGATAAGTTCTGTAATGAAGTGCTCTATGCGGAGCCTAACATGCGCAAGTTCCGCACATTGATTTCCATGCAGCGGCATAAATTCGACACCACATTGAACCTGGACACTGTTGCGTCCTGA
- a CDS encoding acetyltransferase — protein sequence MSNTFHQHSSTLRLRHVDADEYPEIIKVWESSVRATHDFLSEEDIQFFKPLILNEYLKAVNLRCAKNADGKILGFVGVADKNIEMLFVTAEARGTGVGRRLLTYAVDELHAVKVDVNEQNPQAVGFYERFGFCIVGRSPTDGMGKPFPLLHMELSQ from the coding sequence ATGTCAAACACATTCCACCAACACAGCTCAACACTTCGACTCCGCCACGTTGACGCTGATGAATATCCGGAAATTATCAAGGTCTGGGAGTCCTCAGTGAGAGCCACCCATGACTTTTTGTCCGAGGAAGATATTCAATTCTTCAAGCCACTGATACTCAATGAATACCTGAAGGCGGTAAACCTGAGATGCGCCAAGAATGCGGATGGTAAAATACTGGGGTTTGTCGGCGTCGCGGATAAAAATATCGAGATGCTATTCGTCACCGCTGAAGCTCGCGGAACAGGCGTTGGCCGCCGCCTGCTGACTTACGCTGTCGATGAGTTACATGCCGTTAAAGTCGATGTAAATGAGCAAAACCCACAGGCTGTGGGTTTTTATGAACGCTTCGGCTTTTGTATTGTCGGACGCTCTCCCACCGACGGGATGGGGAAGCCTTTTCCTTTATTGCATATGGAGCTCTCACAATAA
- a CDS encoding DUF6882 domain-containing protein, translating to MEKMDYFRMDATAKVTMDSLKELYLLPQISRYQRLQTAYPCESPVEYNLYEGVARYGDTRRRIQLIGTYATGSRSFCWAWASPNPLPETVIQASLQLVAWAEAAKIESWGVIKGVCEPVEPVVVSSIAAGVLNHDYVFDVWEFTETLHGCVLVEHSDDLPKLGLHAVCRVLQTALRRLSARQKTPVLEYLRQEGFKLREEGSFCYGSRADGELTLTFDERGGVRQITPSH from the coding sequence ATGGAAAAAATGGACTATTTCAGAATGGACGCGACAGCGAAGGTCACTATGGACTCGCTGAAGGAATTATACCTGCTGCCTCAGATCAGCCGTTACCAACGACTGCAAACTGCTTACCCTTGTGAATCGCCGGTGGAGTACAACCTCTACGAAGGCGTCGCTCGCTACGGCGATACGCGGCGGCGCATTCAGCTTATCGGCACCTATGCGACAGGAAGCCGCTCGTTTTGCTGGGCCTGGGCGAGTCCAAATCCGCTGCCGGAAACGGTGATACAGGCCAGCCTGCAATTGGTGGCCTGGGCGGAGGCCGCTAAAATTGAAAGCTGGGGCGTTATCAAAGGCGTCTGTGAACCCGTGGAGCCCGTGGTGGTGTCGTCCATCGCGGCGGGCGTATTGAATCATGATTACGTCTTCGACGTATGGGAGTTCACGGAAACGCTGCACGGCTGCGTCCTGGTGGAGCACTCCGACGACCTGCCCAAACTGGGGTTGCATGCTGTCTGTCGGGTGCTGCAAACGGCGTTGCGGCGTCTATCCGCTCGCCAGAAAACGCCTGTCCTGGAGTATCTGCGTCAGGAAGGGTTTAAACTGCGTGAGGAAGGCTCTTTCTGCTACGGCTCCCGGGCTGACGGCGAACTCACGCTAACCTTTGACGAACGGGGCGGCGTGCGCCAGATTACCCCCAGCCATTAA